The Halotia branconii CENA392 region TACATATTACGCAGTACAAAGGGAAAATCTGCTAATACTAAAGTTTGAGTTTCTGATTGTTCAAATCCTTGCATTAATGATGCAATTAAAGAACCATCCAATAAACCAATGCGAAAATAAAAGTAATCTCCCACACGCACCCCACCCCGACGGCGATTTCCTAACAATCCTGAAATTGTCAATGGTGAATTTTGGCTGGCGTGGATAGTTTCAGCAATTGCTGGATTTGCTATTGCTAACCACTTGAGTACTAAGGCGTGTAATGCACGAGATAAAGTCGGTGGTATTTCTCCTACATCCGCAGCTGCAACTTCGACAATAATTGAATGTAATGTGGTAGATTTATACTGCGGCAACGACATTTCCTGCTCCATAAAATATTCCTGTTGGTAGATTGATTTCTTGAGGTAACTGTTGATTTTGTTGGATATTTAATGTTGATTTAAAAGCTTGCCATTCTTCTTTTTTGGTGGATAAATATTCACCATGCAACTGTGCTTGACTAACTAAACTAACAGGAGGCATAACAACCCGGTTATAAAGTAATAAACGAGTATTATTTGGCAAATCCAACGGGTTTAAAGGATGCGAACAAGTGTAATTACCAGATTTTGTTTCGATGAGGCGATCGGGAATTTGGATAGTTTCAACTTTGATTTTAGCTGCCCATTTTCCCAAACGTATCCAATGGGGAATTTTGATGTTTTCTGGAGCAATAATATAAGTGCGATATTGACTACCAACAGCTAATTCTTTGGCTCTACCATAATTAATTGGATAGTTTTTCTCTGCACCTTTATCACCAAATTGTTTTGATTTGCCATAATAGGCTACTTGAGCAGCTTTAAAGGTATTAATTTGATAAGACCAATTGATAGGTTGAGCAGGAAATACATAAATACCAGCTTGATTTAAATGTAAAAGGTTTTGTTCAGCACTAGCATCTAAATATGTCGGTTTTTGTGCCAGTTCTCCTTGTATCCGATATAGTTGGGGAATGTAATTAATAGTAAACAGTGCAAAACTTAATCCCCAATTATGTAAGTATTTTTCAGTTTCATAAAGAATCCCCATCTCTCGCGTAGCGAAAAAAACATTATCATGTAGTGTCAATGTGCAGTGATATAATGCCATAGCAAATAATTTTCATTTAAGTGAATTTAGATCCCAGACTTCTTGAGATCCCCGACTTCTTAAAGAAGTCGGGGATCTGGGATAGCTTACTTTTTCTTTTTCAACGCGCCGAAGGATGCTGCATAAGCTTGAGTTTGTCCATATAGTGCAGTTATAGTTTCCTGCAAGCGTGTTTCATCTTGATAAAGTGCGCTAACTTCATCAACTAATTCATCTAACTGGGAACCAAAAATTAACTTGGTTTTACGTACAGGTTCATCATTTAATAAATTATTAGCCACTGTTTCTACATGCTGCAAAACATCACTAATGGGTGTATCGATATCACCATTTAAAGCATCATAAAGTGCTTGGGTATAATGCAAATTACTGAAAATTTCACCGTCACAAAAGGCAATACCAGCAATATAATTTCGCATTGTCCCTGTGCGGGATTCTTGTGCGCCATAACGCTTAGTACGGAGTAAGTTACCTAAAACGTAAATAAAGCCTTCATAGGTAGGGTCGCGCAGCGTTTCGACTGTGGGAAATGTGATTTTAAGTGTAAAAGTTATTGCTATCCCAAACCGCAGCTTGCAGGGTTGAACCACCCCGGAAGCTTAAAAGTTGTTTTTGAGTGGCTTTACCGACTGAGTTATTTTGCATTGCAAACCACTGTTTACGTACCGACTCAAAATCTTGTGAGTATACACGTTGCAAATCTGCTGTCATTTTGGCGCGTACTATTTCACTAACGTATTTATTCTCTTGAGTCATCCGCCAAAACATACCCTGCGCTTGCAATGCACCCCAACGCTGGCGATAATTTTCAAATTCTTTGGGCGGGTCAAATGCACAGGCGATCGCATCTTCTAAAACTTTTCGTGGTACTGTCTGATTGGCAGTAAGTTTTTCTTGCAATCTCGCCATCACCCAAGGAGTATGACCGGGAATTAAAATAAATGCTTTATAGGCATTAAAACCAGGATGTCTCCCTAATCTTCCTAAACGCTGCATTATTGTTGCAGAATCACTACTTTCAAAAATTAATAGGTGAATTTTAAAATCAACACCCACATCAACCGCAGACGTACCCACGACTAAAACAGGCGCTTCTGCATCTTTTAATTCGCTTTGCACCTGGATTCTTTGCTGTCTGTCGATGCGTCCGCTAATTTCTCGAACTTTCACCCCTGGTAATAAATCATTTAGTAAACGCGTCACCTGACCAGCTTTCGCCACAGAATTAACAATAATCAATCCCCTGGCTTTTGATTCTGCATTAAGAATTTGCTGAATCGTGGGAATCATCTCTTTTAACCATGTCTGGGTGTCTGCATCTTTCGCTAATTCCACAAACTCTAATTCCACAGCTTGCAGAATTTGGCGAAACCCAGGCTTTTCCTCACTTGCATACACTCCCTCAATCTCAGCAACTTTAAAACCTACTTGGCGTAATTGTTGGATAAAATCAGCTTTTGGCGTTGCGGAGGTAAACAAAAATCTTCTGGGACGAGATTGATTTTCTTGGCTGCGACGAATAAAAGCCAGACTATTTACAGCAGCCGTTTCTTGATGACTACCAAAAATATGAAACTCATCAAACACCCACAAATCAGGCCATTCAGCCAACACCAACGGTAGTAAATCGCTACCATAAGCAGGGTCACGGTATTGATAATGAGTTATGTAATGGAAAATATCAGGATTGGTCAGCAAAACAGGCTTTTGTTGAATTGCTAATAGCAGTTCTTGAAACTTGTTACTTTTTTCAGCTTGTTTAACCCTTCTATTTAATTCCGCACCATATAAACGGTCTACTCGTCGAGAAGCATCTAAACCAAACAGCGCATTATATTTGTTTTGTTGTTCGGTTTGGTCTTCTACTAGTTCAATCGTGGGATATAACCCCATCATCCGAAAATCAGGATTTATTAGTCCCGGTAAATTTGCACCCAACGTCTTACCGTCTCCAGTTGCCGCTTGATTGCAAATAATATCTGCATCTCCATGTATAATTTCTTGATAGGTCTTGGCTTGGTGTGACGATAAAGGACAAGCACATCCGGGAGGTGGCTGGAGTTGGGAAGCCCTTTGAGTGACAATACATTTAGAGGTGCACCCAAGGGGACAGTTCTCAACTCCTAGGTTAAGTTGAGAGTAAAGAGGCTGTAAAAAAAGCTGCATTTGCTTATCTGTGTTTCTATTGCATCCAGATTAATACCTGTTTTGGAAATATTGGTATCAAAATTTGATGTCAATGCCTTTTTCTTTTCTCGATTGTGGATAACTTTTGTAAAGTTAGGGACTTCCAAGAAATAAATTAATCAGCAAAAATCATAAGTTAATCTTTAAGAGATAATGATAATCATTCTGAAAGGGTAAGAGGTGGTTGCCGTCGGCAACCACCTCTTATACCAATTCACTAAAAGTATGATACAGATAAATTAGGAATAAATATGAACGGGTAAAAATGGTTGGAGTCACCAAAGTCGAAATAAAAGAATCAGTCCAACAGTTGCATGAACTGCTCGTCAAACAGAAAACAGCATCAAGCCGTGAACGAGTTCAAGCTTTGTATTTACTGAAAATGGGGCAAGTAAGAACGGTACAGGATGCAGCTTTTGTCGTAGGCAGAGAAAGAGTGACAGTGCAAAGATGGTTAAAAACATATACAGAGTCGGGAATAAACGGTCTATTGTCAACAAAAAAAAGTCCAGGGCGACCGCCAATTATTGATGGTTCGACCAAAGAACAACTTTTAAAAGAACTTGAACAGCCATTTGGATTTAAAAGCTATGAAGAAATCCGAACATGGTTGAAAGCGGTTCAAGGTGTGAGAGCGTCGTATAAAGTAGTACATGATACAGTACGCTATCGAATGAAAGCGAAGTTAAAAGTACCAAGAGCAGTAGGGATAAAACACAATGAAGAAGCAGAATTAGAATTTAAAAAAAACTGCCACAATACCTAGAAGTTATAAAAAAACACGTCATAGAGCCAAAAGATAAACATAAAGAAATTAGATACTGGTGTGGTGATGAAAGCCGTGTAGGATTAAAAACAGAATTAGGAAGACTGATCACGCTTTGTGGCATTAAACCTATTGGCATCATGCAATGGAAACGAGAAAATTTCTATTTATATGGTTTAGTAGAGCCGTTAACTGGTGAGTATTATATTTGGGAATTCTCTCATCTCAACACAGCTTGCTTCAATATCTTTTTAGAACAGTTTGCAGCTACGTATCCGGAAGATATACACATACTTCAATTAGACAATGGTGCTTTTCATTTAAGCCAGACTCTTAAAATTCCAGAAAATATTATTTTATTATTTCAACCTCCACATACTCCCCAAGTCAATCCCATTGAACGTTTATGGGAAGAAGTAAAAAGGAATTTAAGTTGGGAATGCTTTGCTAATTTGGACGAGTTAAGAACAGTTATTTGGCAACGTCTTGAGGAATTAAACACATCAATTGTTGCGAATATTACAGGTTGGGGTTTTATTCTGGATGCTTTATTTGTATCAGGCTTTTCGTGAAATGGTATTACCCCCTCAAACACAGAAGGAAAAGTCTGCATCTGCACTCTGTAAATAATTTCAGTGCAATATCATAATTAATATTCATGTTTTTAGATTTAAAAACTGAAGAGTGAAAATTAAGTGCTGCCACAACAAATATCAACAAACCATTTGCCTAAATCGGGAAATTTTTCATGTTCCGAGTTAGTGAGTCTTTCTATTTGTTTTTCAACAGCAGACATAGCCTCCTTAGTAAGAGTAACCCCAGTTTCATAAGTTTGAGTCACTAACTTAACCACAGGATTCTTACCTTTCCACGTCATGTTTTGAGCAAATTTTAAAGCGGTTGCAACTTCATCTAAAATACTGCCATTCCAAGAATTTTCTAATATCCCCCATACTCGCTCGATGGGATTATATTTGCTGTGATAGGGTGGATAGTAGGCTAAACGTATATTCAGTTGATATTCATGAACAAACTCAACGATACGTTTCATAAACTGGGTACGTCTAGAATTATTATCTGTCCCATTATCCTGGTTAATAATCAGGGTTTTTATTGAGGAAAATCGCCAACTCTCACTCTTCCAAAAATCTTCTAGAACGTCTACAATAAAATCACTCGTTACATTAGACTCTGTAAAGTATAAAAATAGTTCGTCTAATTCTGGAAGGAAGATGCCGTAAGGAGTTACGGTAGTTTTTGGATGAAAATTATGGTCTTCTGTTTCTGTGACAACTCGGTTTTTACCTCCTCTGTCAAAGTAGCCAATATCTACACGGGCTTTGGCATCCAGACTGAGACGTAAGATACTTGGATCATCCAGGGCGGATTGATTAACTATTGCTAATTGTTCAAAGATTGCGTCTGTTTCTGGAATTTTTTTTGAGGTAAAACTTTTGCTACTCGCTTGAGTCTATAACCTAAATCATTCAATTTAACTCTCATTGTTTCTTCAGTAGGTAACTGTTCATCCGTATAACCAAATTTATCAATTAATAGCTTTCTGACCTGACTAGCAGTTAGGCGTGTATACAGCCTTTGGCTTTTAAAACTTGGATCTGTTTGGCTTTGGAAATCAACTAATTTTTTGATATCTTCTAACAGGTTTGGTAAATGCTCTTCTACTTTCCATCTACCCCTAGCTGAATAATTATCTATACAACTAATCCCACTGGTTAGTTCTTTAATTCCTTTACGAATAGTATTTCTATCCCAGCCCAATTCTTTTTGAGCCAGTAATTGTCCTCCGTAACCTAATTCCATGACAATTTGTGCTTGAAAACGCCGCCTTGCTGCACCTTTGAGTTGGTTTGCTGTTTCCTTGAATACTTTTTTGACTGAATCAGTTAATTCGAGCAACACTCCTGTCCACCCACAAAATTCCCTCCAAATTGAATTTACTACGAATAGGGGGGAAGGAGAAGCAGCCTGCGGCTGCTTCTCCTTCCCCCCTTAGAATGATTATCATTATTATAATTGGTCATTTTATTCCTTGGAAGTCCCTTAAATGGTATAAATTTGAGAAAATAATCTTATAATCATCACCAAGCCAAAATTTTTGGCAGGGGAAAGCACGGGCGAAAACCCCCCACCTCCCGCCAAATCGGCAGAACCTTGATAATTGAATAGTTTCAGCGTTTTGAGTATTTTTTGGTTCGCCTTTAGCAACGGCTGAAATGGACTTTTAAAACAGTCCTGCCAAAATTGCTCTTGGAATATCCTTTGTGTCTAGGTTGTGGCTGGCGGGCTTTCAATTAAATGAAACCCGGCAACGGGATTGAAACTTTGGGCTGGCCTTTGCGATCGTAAACATCACTCTTTCAATTAAATGAAACCCGGCAACGGGATTGAAACATCGATCTTAGTTGATGTTCAATATCATCAAAGCTTTCAATTAAATGAAACCCGGCAACGGGATTGAAACGAACCACCAGGCAATCCATCCTGACGCAGCACCGACTTTCAATTAAATGAAACCCGGCAACGGGATTGAAACATCAAGCAAGGTCTCCGTGATTTAGCTCAAGAAACCGACTTTCAATTAAATGAAACCCGGCAACGGGATTGAAACATAAGTATCGCTATTTTCCCAATAACATGGGTTGACTTTCAATTAAATGAAACCCGGCAACGGGATTGAAACTAAAAAGTTCTATCCGCCCCTGGCGCATTTATTTGACTTTCAATTAAATGAAACCCGGCAACGGGATTGAAACAAGAATTTCTAACTCATTACTCATTACTCATTACTTCTTACTCCTTTCAATTAAATGAAACCCGGCAACGGGATTGAAACCGATCGCAGATTACCTAAAATCACGAACAAATAGTGATACTTTCAATTAAATGAAACCCGGCAACGGGATTGAAACAAACCTTTATGCCTCCTGTTCCAGCGAACGAAGGAACTTTCAATTAAATGAAACCCGGCAACGGGATTGAAACACAACGATTCAGGGTTGAAAGCTTTTATAGCAGCGCAACTTTCAATTAAATGAAACCCGGCAACGGGATTGAAACGAGTCAAAGCCGGGAAGGTTCCACTATGTCCGAGCACTTTCAATTAAATGAAACCCGGCAACGGGATTGAAACAGGCTAAGTTTCATATCATAGAACAAAGAGCCTTATTGTCAGGACTGCTTCACGATGTATCAAACCGATCCGCCACTTTCCCCAAAAGATGTATTACCTACCATGTATGATCTTCCCAGTGAAGATGCTGAGGAACCTGGTTTGCCGGATCAGTTTCATTTGTTGCAATCTCGTCTCTTAGACGAAACCTTCTGTCCGCCAAATTATCCTAGCGACCAAATATTTGTTGCTAGTGATCTGAATCTTTATTATGACGCGCGTCATCCTCTGTGGCAGAAGCGGCCAGATTGGTTTGCAGTCTTAGGTGTTTCTCGTCTCTATGAACAAAGAGATTTACGCTTAAGCTATGTAGTTTGGCAAGAAGCAGTTCATCCTTTTATTGTGGTTGAGTTACTTTCTCCCGGTACTGAAAAGGAAGACTTGGGTCAGACATTGCGGGATATTGAACAACCTCCAGGCAAATGGGAAGTATATGAACAGATCCTGCGCGTTCCTTATTACGCCGTATTTGATCGCTATAAATATGAATTCAAAATGTTTAAGCTGGATGGGGGTCGCTATGCAGAGGTAGCTTTGCCTGAACCACGTTTCTGGATGCCCGAAATAAAATTAGGCTTGGGTGTATGGCAAGGATGCTATCGAGATGTAGAACAGCCTTGGTTACGTTGGTATGATAGCAAAGGCAACTGGGTATCAACTTCCCTAGAACAAGAAAGACAACGAACACAAAGATTGATTGCACAGTTGAAAGCGCTTGGTGTTGAACCTGATTTAGATTAACTTTCTGAGAAATTCTTCTAAATAGTAGGATAAAGTTTCTCCATACTGATAAGATATTTCACCATGCCTGAAGGAAAAATATTGTTGAAACCTAGCACTTTATGGACAAGTGTCAAAGAACAAACTGCACATGCTTTACAGTGTGGGGCGCTACTGTCAATACCGACGGAGTTTGAATTTGTAGAACAGGATGGCGTGCTATTTTTAGTGCGGATTTTATCTAATCTCAACCGCAAAAAAGCAGCTAAGGAAAAACAAGATAAACAAACTACTAACTCTGGAAAGGAATTTAACCCCTTCCTTCCCTATGAAGAGGATTTGTTTGTTGCGGATATTTCCGAAACTCACGTATGTATTTTAAATAAATTTAACGTTGTTGATTACCATCTACTAATCATCACCCGTGCTTTTGAGGAACAGGAAAGCTTACTCACCCTAGAAGATTTTGCCGCTTTATGGGCATGTCTAGCTGATTTTGATGGTTTAGCATTCTACAACGGTGGCAAAATTGCAGGTGCTAGTCAGCGACACAAGCATTTACAACTTGTACCTTTACCACTTGCACCTTGCGGTTGGCAGATACCTATTGAACCGCTATTGGCATCAGCTAAGTTGCAGGATTCTATTGCAACTATACCAGAACTTCCTTTTACACATGCTTTTGCACCACTAGACTCTGATTTGGTACAGTCTCCGTTAGCTTTGTTAGAGTGTTATCGCACCTTACTACGTGCTGTAGGTTTAGATGCAGTTGATGGCAATAAACAGTCTGGTGCTTACAATTTCTTAGCTACACGAGAATGGATGCTTATAATACCGCGATCGCAGGAGCATTTTCAGTCTATTTCGATCAACTCATTAGGATTTGCGGGTGCATTACTAGTACGAAACGAACAAGAAATGCAACTTCTCAAAAACCAAGGCCCAATGAATATTCTAAAGAATGTCGGTGTATCTATTTAACTAGAGATTATAATTAGTGATTCGCTACATACAAATTTATCGCAAATGTAGCGAATCACTAATTATAATCTAAGTTCGGTAAGCTAGAGTAGGCTACTGCGATACCATTTTGATAATGTAAATCACATAACATCAGCTTATGGAGCCAGACTCTTTACCAACTGAGTTGATTTTGACACATCCGCGTCAATCACTCGGCAAAATCCAACTCGATTGGAAACCCCAACCTGGAAATTATCTCGATTTTGAAGGCAAAACTTACGCGGTTTTAGAACGCCGCCACAGATACCAACTTAAATCAGGACGTTACCGCTTGAACAATATAGCCCTTTATGTACAGTCTGCTCAAAGACCAGCAGAGAAAAGTTTAGTAGCAGGACGTTGGGTAGTAGGTGATGCCACTTGTCGTTATAACGCTCATTCTGAAATCATTCGCTGTGCAGTCAAACCAGATGGGCCTTGTGAATGTTGCCATTTCTACGAAAGCATTAACTAAAATATAGTGTTTTTTTATGGACAAAACACACCACTTTAGCCCCTAGCCCCTAACCCCTAGCCTCTAGCCCCTCCTCTGTAAACACTTCTCCTACAGCTAAGCGAGTACCATTAACAAAATCCCATCCCGATTGGGGACGCTTACCAGCTGGCTGAACTTCTTGCAACAGCAATAAACCCTCGCCAGTTTGAGTAATTGCTCCAATTCCCTTGGCGACGCTTACTACTTCTCCTGGATTACCCGATAGATTTGATAAATCAGGCAGTTTTTGAAGTATGCTTTGTAAATCTGTGGGTAGCAGGCGATCGTAGGCAGAACCAAGGGGAATGGTAGCCGTAATCTTCAGCAGTTGGTTCCGAAAGCTAGTAGTACAGTTGGGATAAAAGCCTCGAATTTGATTGTGTAATTCAATAGCACTTTTCGACCAATCTAAGCCGTAATTTTGCTTTTGAATTAAAGGTGCGTAAGTCGCTTGTGAATTATCTTGAGGAATCGCTGCAATTTCTTGATTTTCTAACTTTAAGAGGGTTTCTAGCAATAAATCTCCACCAATTGCAGATAGCTTCTCGGCTAAATCTTGGGCATTATCTAATAATCCAATAGGTGTAGTGGCTTTCAGTAACATTGCCCCAGTATCCATACCCGCATCCATTAACATTGTAGTAATGCCTGTTTCCTTCTCACCGTTATACAGACACCATTGAATTGGAGCTGCACCTCGATATTTGGGTAAAATTGAGCCATGTACATTAATACAACCCAACTTCGGCATAGCTAAAATTTGTGGCGATAAAATCTGTCCATAAGCAACAACCACAAACACATCTGCATCTAATTCTTGGAGTTTGCTTAAAGTCTCTATATCTTTCTTCACTCGCTGAGGTTGCCACACTGGTATATTATGAGCTAAGGCAACGTTTTTTACTGGTGAAGGAGTAAGTTTATTTCCTCGTTCCCGACGTTTATCTGGTTGAGTGACAACTGCCAAAACTTCAAATTTTGGTTGATTGAGTAACTTTTCTAAAGTGGGTATGGCAAATTGAGGAGTACCAAAAAAAACTAGTTTCATTAGTTTTGAATCAATAATCATTGACATACTCACCGCCCTTAAAATGCGGTGATTCTTGACGACTCACTGCAACTTGCTACTGAAGTAGTCTTATAGTCGCTCCTCGTCCATTTAAGGTTGTGCCGATGCCCCATGCCGACCCTTCGGGTTCGCTACTTCGACGGGACAGAAACTGACACCGCCGAGTAGACTCACCATTTCTATAATTGGTCTACAAAGATAGTATACATTGGTCTACAGAAGGAAGAGTTTTTAATTCTTTGCCTTTACCTTTTCTTGGTAATATTGTGCTGCTTGCGACATATTAAGTTGTAATAGCTTTTCATCTCCTAGCTGCTGACGAAAATGAGGCTTATGAGGCAATACCTGCAACTTACGAATAATTTCTGCTGCTACAGCTTTTGCTAATAGCGGTGGTACAGAGTTACCGATTTGGCGGAATCCATGCCATTTAGTCACATGAAATCTAAACCAGTCCGGGTAAGAATGTAATCTTGCAGCTTCCCTGACTGTAATGCAGCGGGGTGTGAATGGATGAATCGGTCGAGGAGAGGTAAAAGAACCTCTATATTTGTCTGTTCCTGCTCTTAAAGTGTTGCAAACACCAGCCGGATGTAGTTTATGAAAACGACTAATCGGCTCTCTCTCTCCCGGAATCGTCGCAGCGAAACGTTGAATAGTTGTGAGTGAGTGTTTTGTTCTCAGACTCGAAGAAAGGATTCGGGGATCAAAGTGACGCTGATATGCATAATCATCTACTAAAGTATTAATGCCGCGAAGTAGTAAAGCATAATTACTCGGTTTGCCATACTCTACTATTATCCAATCTCTATTTAATAACTCTGAGTAATTTTCTACTTCTGGTATATCTCCAATTGCTTCCCAGACTGTGGGGCTATTGGGAAGCATCGATAAATTTTGATTTGTAAAATTATTCGGCAATGCTTGTTTAGTAATTGGCTGGGGATATGGCGGTAACTCTACATCTTTCCTGGCCCCAATGAGAAATAATCTCTCGCGGGATTGTGGCACTCCATAATGAGCAGCATTGAGAATATGATAATTTTCTGCTATTTGATAGCCATGAATTTTAAAATCGCCAATCAAAGCTTGCAGAATTTTTTTGTGTTCACCGACTGTAATTCCCCGAACATTTTCCATTATAAAAAACTTCGGTTGTAGTTCTAAAACTAATCGATGAAAATGAAATACTAAAGAGTTTCGCGGGTCATCAAAAGCTCGTTTACCCATGAGTGAAAAGCCTTGACATGGAGAGCCACAAATGACTGCATCGATCTCGCGATCGCCAATTTCAGAACGCTGTCTAATTTCTTGGGCTGTAGTATCCACAACACTTTGACACAACACAGACCAAAAAGGAAAATTAAACTCATGTATAGCACAGTGAATCGGGTCTATTTCCACAGATGCCAACACATCAAAACCAGCTTGTTCAAAGCCAAGGGTCATGCCGCCAGCACCGGCGAACAAATCAACTGCGATCGGTCGTTGTTTTCTCAAATCATGAGCCATGACACCTCAACATAATTCGTAATTGATAATGACGTTTGCGGACTCGCTCTAAGCGTAGTTATACCGCAGACTTTATGTCATTAATAGAAATACTTCGGCGAATTACTCACAATCGGCGAAAGGATAGAGGTAATGACAACAAAGCGGGTTCTAGTGGTTGATAACGAGCAATATATTCAAGAAGTTGCCAAGATTTGCTTAGAAACTGTCGCAGGTTGGGAAGTACTAACAGCAAGTTCTGGTCAAGAGGGCATTGCTCAAGCCGTAGCTTGGCAACCAGATGTGATTTTATTAGATGTGATGATGCCAGATATGGATGGCATCACTACCTTTGAAAAGTTACAAGCAAATTCAGTTACCCAAGAAATTCCAGTAATTTTGCTCACGGCGAAAATTCAGTCTGCTGACCGTCGCCGCTATAATCAAATGGGCATGATTTCAGCGATCGCTAAACCGTTCAATCCCTTAGAATTAGCTAAACAAATAGCTGAGGTCTTGGGT contains the following coding sequences:
- the cas5d gene encoding type I-D CRISPR-associated protein Cas5/Csc1, translated to MALYHCTLTLHDNVFFATREMGILYETEKYLHNWGLSFALFTINYIPQLYRIQGELAQKPTYLDASAEQNLLHLNQAGIYVFPAQPINWSYQINTFKAAQVAYYGKSKQFGDKGAEKNYPINYGRAKELAVGSQYRTYIIAPENIKIPHWIRLGKWAAKIKVETIQIPDRLIETKSGNYTCSHPLNPLDLPNNTRLLLYNRVVMPPVSLVSQAQLHGEYLSTKKEEWQAFKSTLNIQQNQQLPQEINLPTGIFYGAGNVVAAV
- the cas7d gene encoding type I-D CRISPR-associated protein Cas7/Csc2 codes for the protein MVQPCKLRFGIAITFTLKITFPTVETLRDPTYEGFIYVLGNLLRTKRYGAQESRTGTMRNYIAGIAFCDGEIFSNLHYTQALYDALNGDIDTPISDVLQHVETVANNLLNDEPVRKTKLIFGSQLDELVDEVSALYQDETRLQETITALYGQTQAYAASFGALKKKK
- the cas3 gene encoding type I-D CRISPR-associated helicase Cas3', whose amino-acid sequence is MQLFLQPLYSQLNLGVENCPLGCTSKCIVTQRASQLQPPPGCACPLSSHQAKTYQEIIHGDADIICNQAATGDGKTLGANLPGLINPDFRMMGLYPTIELVEDQTEQQNKYNALFGLDASRRVDRLYGAELNRRVKQAEKSNKFQELLLAIQQKPVLLTNPDIFHYITHYQYRDPAYGSDLLPLVLAEWPDLWVFDEFHIFGSHQETAAVNSLAFIRRSQENQSRPRRFLFTSATPKADFIQQLRQVGFKVAEIEGVYASEEKPGFRQILQAVELEFVELAKDADTQTWLKEMIPTIQQILNAESKARGLIIVNSVAKAGQVTRLLNDLLPGVKVREISGRIDRQQRIQVQSELKDAEAPVLVVGTSAVDVGVDFKIHLLIFESSDSATIMQRLGRLGRHPGFNAYKAFILIPGHTPWVMARLQEKLTANQTVPRKVLEDAIACAFDPPKEFENYRQRWGALQAQGMFWRMTQENKYVSEIVRAKMTADLQRVYSQDFESVRKQWFAMQNNSVGKATQKQLLSFRGGSTLQAAVWDSNNFYT
- a CDS encoding helix-turn-helix domain-containing protein, producing the protein MVGVTKVEIKESVQQLHELLVKQKTASSRERVQALYLLKMGQVRTVQDAAFVVGRERVTVQRWLKTYTESGINGLLSTKKSPGRPPIIDGSTKEQLLKELEQPFGFKSYEEIRTWLKAVQGVRASYKVVHDTVRYRMKAKLKVPRAVGIKHNEEAELEFKKNCHNT
- a CDS encoding IS630 family transposase → MRYWCGDESRVGLKTELGRLITLCGIKPIGIMQWKRENFYLYGLVEPLTGEYYIWEFSHLNTACFNIFLEQFAATYPEDIHILQLDNGAFHLSQTLKIPENIILLFQPPHTPQVNPIERLWEEVKRNLSWECFANLDELRTVIWQRLEELNTSIVANITGWGFILDALFVSGFS
- a CDS encoding ISAzo13 family transposase (programmed frameshift), yielding MLELTDSVKKVFKETANQLKGAARRRFQAQIVMELGYGGQLLAQKELGWDRNTIRKGIKELTSGISCIDNYSARGRWKVEEHLPNLLEDIKKLVDFQSQTDPSFKSQRLYTRLTASQVRKLLIDKFGYTDEQLPTEETMRVKLNDLGYRLKRVAKVLPQKKFPETDAIFEQLAIVNQSALDDPSILRLSLDAKARVDIGYFDRGGKNRVVTETEDHNFHPKTTVTPYGIFLPELDELFLYFTESNVTSDFIVDVLEDFWKSESWRFSSIKTLIINQDNGTDNNSRRTQFMKRIVEFVHEYQLNIRLAYYPPYHSKYNPIERVWGILENSWNGSILDEVATALKFAQNMTWKGKNPVVKLVTQTYETGVTLTKEAMSAVEKQIERLTNSEHEKFPDLGKWFVDICCGST
- a CDS encoding Uma2 family endonuclease; protein product: MYQTDPPLSPKDVLPTMYDLPSEDAEEPGLPDQFHLLQSRLLDETFCPPNYPSDQIFVASDLNLYYDARHPLWQKRPDWFAVLGVSRLYEQRDLRLSYVVWQEAVHPFIVVELLSPGTEKEDLGQTLRDIEQPPGKWEVYEQILRVPYYAVFDRYKYEFKMFKLDGGRYAEVALPEPRFWMPEIKLGLGVWQGCYRDVEQPWLRWYDSKGNWVSTSLEQERQRTQRLIAQLKALGVEPDLD
- a CDS encoding ATP adenylyltransferase family protein — translated: MPEGKILLKPSTLWTSVKEQTAHALQCGALLSIPTEFEFVEQDGVLFLVRILSNLNRKKAAKEKQDKQTTNSGKEFNPFLPYEEDLFVADISETHVCILNKFNVVDYHLLIITRAFEEQESLLTLEDFAALWACLADFDGLAFYNGGKIAGASQRHKHLQLVPLPLAPCGWQIPIEPLLASAKLQDSIATIPELPFTHAFAPLDSDLVQSPLALLECYRTLLRAVGLDAVDGNKQSGAYNFLATREWMLIIPRSQEHFQSISINSLGFAGALLVRNEQEMQLLKNQGPMNILKNVGVSI
- a CDS encoding DUF6464 family protein — its product is MEPDSLPTELILTHPRQSLGKIQLDWKPQPGNYLDFEGKTYAVLERRHRYQLKSGRYRLNNIALYVQSAQRPAEKSLVAGRWVVGDATCRYNAHSEIIRCAVKPDGPCECCHFYESIN
- the fmt gene encoding methionyl-tRNA formyltransferase; translation: MKLVFFGTPQFAIPTLEKLLNQPKFEVLAVVTQPDKRRERGNKLTPSPVKNVALAHNIPVWQPQRVKKDIETLSKLQELDADVFVVVAYGQILSPQILAMPKLGCINVHGSILPKYRGAAPIQWCLYNGEKETGITTMLMDAGMDTGAMLLKATTPIGLLDNAQDLAEKLSAIGGDLLLETLLKLENQEIAAIPQDNSQATYAPLIQKQNYGLDWSKSAIELHNQIRGFYPNCTTSFRNQLLKITATIPLGSAYDRLLPTDLQSILQKLPDLSNLSGNPGEVVSVAKGIGAITQTGEGLLLLQEVQPAGKRPQSGWDFVNGTRLAVGEVFTEEGLEARG